A DNA window from Betta splendens chromosome 6, fBetSpl5.4, whole genome shotgun sequence contains the following coding sequences:
- the LOC114857325 gene encoding zona pellucida sperm-binding protein 1-like has translation MWNLILIPTGINNGKATRPRNRVFNLLFGRRPALILFNHLASSTTLSTTPRRSPTTPRRPPTTPRPQPPPVGPQPPYPPPPVGPQPPPVGPQPPYPPPPVVPQPPPVGPPPAPVGPTPPQPQPPLNPTIPPPQQPNVQSCAVAQNLRVPCGVPGITADACTAISCCFDGQQCYYGKAVTVQCTKDAQFIVVVARDATLPNINLETISLLGGGVGCTNVDSNLGFAIYQFPVTACGTTVTEEPGIITYVNKMSSLYEVAAGPYGSITRDTTYELIFQCRYIGSAVETVIAEVLGSNQPPLPVAALGPITVQLRLANGHCTTKGCNEVDVAYNSFYADTDYPITKVLRDPVYVEVRLTQKTDPNLILTLGRCWTTTTPIPHSLPQWDILTNGCPYQNDQYLSTLVPVGPSSGVDFPTHYRRFIFQMFTFVDPTSQAPLQENVYIHCSTAVCTAGPGNSCEPTCARKRRHLSNNDQMKPKPHVVVSVGPMIMAASKE, from the exons ATGTGGAATCTCATCCTCATTCCAACTGGGATCAACAATGGCAAGGCTACCAGACCACGCAACAGGGTCTTCAACCTCCTATTTGGCCGCCGCCCGGCTCTTATCCTCTTCAACCACCTGGC GTCCTCAACCACCCTATCCACCACCCCCCGTAGGTCCCCCACCACCCCCCGTAggccccccaccacccccc GTCCTCAACCACCCCCCGTAGGTCCACAACCACCTTATCCACCACCCCCCGTAGGTCCTCAACCACCCCCCGTAGGTCCACAACCACCCTATCCACCACCCCCCGTAGTTCCTCAACCACCCCCCGTAGGTCCTCCACCAGCCCCCGTGGGTCCTACACCACCTCAGCCACAGCCACCTCTCAATCCCACGATCCCTCCTCCGCAGCAACCTAATGTTCAGAGTTGTGCTGTAGCACAGAACCTAAGAGTCCCATGTGGAGTTCCAGGCATCACTGCAGATGCCTGTACTGCCAttagctgctgctttgatgGCCAGCAGTGCTACTATGGAAAAGCAG TGACAGTTCAGTGCACCAAAGACGCCCAGTTCATTGTGGTTGTAGCTAGAGATGCCACTTTGCCAAACATTAACCTTGAAACCATCTCGCTCTTGGGAGGAGGAGTAGGCTGTACAAATGTTGACTCTAATTTGGGCTTTGCCATTTACCAATTTCCCGTTACTGCCTGTGGAACCACTGTAACA GAGGAGCCTGGTATTATAACCTATGTAAACAAGATGTCTTCCTTGTATGAAGTGGCAGCTGGGCCGTACGGATCCATCACCAGAGACACCACTTATGA ACTGATCTTCCAGTGTAGGTACATCGGCTCTGCTGTTGAAACTGTGATTGCAGAGGTGTTGGGATCAAATCAGCCTCCTCTGCCAGTTGCTGCTCTGGGACCCATTACAGTACAGCTGAGGCTGGCTAACGGTCACTGCACCACAAAGGGTTGTAATGAAG TGGACGTGGCCTACAACTCCTTCTATGCGGATACAGACTATCCCATCACCAAAGTACTGAGGGACCCTGTGTACGTGGAGGTTCGGCTAACTCAAAAGACTGACCCTAACCTCATCCTGACACTTGGTCGTTGTTGGACGACCACAACTCCCATCCCTCACAGTTTGCCCCAGTGGGACATTCTGACAAATGG GTGTCCGTATCAGAATGATCAGTACCTGAGCACGCTGGTTCCAGTCGGCCCCTCCTCTGGTGTGGACTTCCCAACTCATTACAGGCGTTTCATTTTCCAAATGTTTACTTTTGTGGACCCCACATCTCAAGCTCCACTGCAGGAAAAC gtgtaCATTCACTGCAGTACAGCCGTGTGCACGGCTGGACCAGGCAACTCGTGTGAGCCAACATGCGCCAGGAAAA ggagaCACCTCAGCAACAACGACCAGATGAAGCCTAAGCCACATGTTGTGGTTTCTGTTGGACCCATGATCATGGCAGCCTCTAAGGAATAA